One Brassica napus cultivar Da-Ae chromosome C2, Da-Ae, whole genome shotgun sequence DNA window includes the following coding sequences:
- the LOC111202823 gene encoding protein CANDIDATE G-PROTEIN COUPLED RECEPTOR 7-like, translating to MTKTPPTVVLLFLLISAAVPPSTAEIKSLVISSDARPMILFEKFGFTHTGHVTVSVSSVSVVSTSPDPNPDPSRLGFFLLSEESLLQVLLEIQQNARFCVLDSHYVTHLFTFRDLSPPPNSRFNHSYPVTSPNEYSLFFANCAPETKVSMAVRTEMFNKDPNGSKDYLPAGSTQLPSLYSFFFLCYATFLGYWGYTCYTNKRVVHRIHLLMAGLLLIKSLNLICAAEDKHYVKITGTPHGWDILFYIFQFIRVVLLFTVIILIGTGWSFLKPFLQEKEKNVLMIVIPLQVLANIASIVIGETGPFIKDWVTWNQVFLLVDIICCCAIIFPIVWSIRALRETSKTDGKAARNLSKLTLFRQFYIVVIGYLYFTRIVVFALKTIAAYKYQWVSFAAEEIVSLVFYVIMFYMFRPEEKNEYFAVDDDEEEAAAIALRDDEFEL from the coding sequence GAAAACGCCCCCCACCGtcgtcctcctcttcctcctcatctCCGCCGCCGTTCCTCCTTCCACGGCCGAGATCAAATCCCTCGTCATCTCCTCCGACGCCCGCCCCATGATCCTCTTCGAAAAATTCGGATTCACACACACCGGCCACGTCACCGTCTCAGTCTCCTCCGTCTCCGTCGTCTCCACCTCCCCAGATCCGAACCCCGATCCATCTCGCCTcggcttcttcctcctctcggAAGAGTCCCTCCTCCAGGTCCTCCTCGAGATCCAGCAGAACGCTAGATTCTGCGTCCTCGACTCGCACTACGTCACGCATCTATTCACCTTCCGAGATCTATCGCCTCCCCCGAACTCGCGGTTCAACCACTCGTACCCGGTGACTTCCCCCAACGAGTACTCTCTCTTCTTCGCGAATTGCGCTCCCGAGACGAAAGTCTCCATGGCGGTTAGAACCGAGATGTTTAACAAAGATCCGAACGGATCTAAAGACTATCTCCCCGCCGGATCCACACAGCTTCCGTCTCTCtactccttcttcttcctctgctacGCAACCTTTCTTGGATACTGGGGCTACACTTGCTACACCAACAAACGCGTCGTGCATCGGATCCATCTCCTCATGGCGGGTCTGCTTTTAATCAAGTCTTTAAATCTGATCTGCGCAGCTGAGGATAAGCACTACGTGAAGATCACGGGGACGCCTCATGGATGGGACATCCTCTTCTACATCTTCCAATTCATTCGTGTCGTGTTGCTTTTCACCGTGATCATCTTGATCGGAACGGGATGGTCGTTCTTGAAGCCGTTTTTgcaggagaaggagaagaacgtGCTGATGATTGTGATCCCTCTTCAGGTGCTAGCCAACATTGCTTCGATTGTGATCGGCGAGACGGGGCCTTTCATTAAAGATTGGGTCACGTGGAACCAAGTGTTCTTGCTGGTTGATATTATCTGTTGCTGTGCGATTATCTTCCCTATCGTATGGTCGATTCGGGCCTTGAGGGAGACGTCGAAAACCGATGGGAAAGCGGCCAGGAACTTGTCGAAGCTGACGTTGTTTAGGCAGTTCTACATTGTTGTCATTGGGTATTTGTACTTCACGAGGATTGTTGTGTTTGCGCTCAAGACGATTGCGGCGTATAAGTACCAGTGGGTGAGCTTTGCGGCGGAGGAGATTGTGAGTTTGGTGTTCTAtgtgattatgttttatatgtttAGGCCTGAGGAGAAGAACGAGTACTTtgctgttgatgatgatgaagaagaagctgctGCTATTGCGCTTAGAGACGATGAGTTTGAGCTTTGA
- the LOC125581765 gene encoding uncharacterized protein LOC125581765 yields MEVLCICGQWISKEYLQWEFLVDLKRNASIISIEEDLLYEDLMKIVSEDFSVKEEEISLSYGNTRQLRTFISKTRAFDGTCRLCVKVSTDPASCNTQASDTFASPVPLNANPMILSTVQREKQSLLYEGVSAVPLNALPNFSPVHIGLSPTTRGAGDIKVNSYFKTKRELMLRMKKWALEWKFEYKTVSSNKSRVLLSCVDENCTWRMRAIKLPLSDFFVVKKYVHEHTCDTTHRKANHRQASAKLLGSLICSNYGEKKEGLKPKQIIEQVRMLHGVHINYKQAWRVREEAQILVRGTPEDSYYNLSRWLYKITETNPGSLTYQHVDAAGKFKYAFVAFGPSIRGFSLMRRVIAVDGTFLKGKFNGTLLAACAQDGNYHLYPLAFAVVDAENGASWKWFFRGLSQKIPDASDLVFVSDRANSISSALEDVYPLSHHGICRIHLLRNITPTYAKTGLLPLVESAADAYTCHEFWLIFKDIKDKCPELAKYLEDSDFRKWARSYAPANRYNIMTTNIAESLNSMLRMPRELPIISLLETIRLTMTTWFFERREAAAKHKHLVTPKVVQKLVSRLGAAMLLNVYQVDRSEFEVKNETMKFVVDLEKRHCTCNVFDIDKIPCIHAIAAAKHIKRDENLFVDASHLTETWAKAYAESIHPGGELSTSTYPENIDELSCPPPATKKKSGRPPTKRKRSVGEFGVPGSKSQSHKCSRCGTGGHNKSTCERPIG; encoded by the exons ATGGAAGTTTTGTGCATCTGTGGACAATGGATCTCAAAAGAATATCTCCAGTGGGAGTTTCTTGTTGATTTGAAGAGGAATGCATCAATCATTTCCATAGAAGAAGATCTACTGTATGAAGATTTGATGAAAATTGTCTCTGAAGATTTTAGTGTTAAAGAGGAAGAAATCAGTTTGAGTTATG GTAATACTCGTCAGCTCAGAACTTTCATTTCCAAGACTAGAGCATTTGATGGAACCTGTCGTTTGTGTGTTAag GTTAGTACTGATCCAGCTAGCTGTAACACtcaagcttctgatacatttgcttctcCTGTTCCATTGAATGCCAATCCAATGATTCTTTCTACTGTGCAGAGAGAAAAGCAG AGTCTTCTATATGAAGGTGTTTCTGCAGTTCCCCTGAATGCTCTTCCGAATTTTAGCCCTGTCCATATTGGACTTTCACCAACCACAAGAGGAGCTGGCGATATTAAGGTGAATAGCTATTTTAAGACAAAGAGAGAGTtgatgttgaggatgaagaaatgggcTTTAGAGTGGAAGTTTGAGTACAAGACTGTCTCTTCTAACAAGTCAAGAGTGCTTTTGAGTTGTGTTGATGAAAATTGCACGTGGAGGATGCGTGCTATCAAGCTacctctttcagattttttcgttGTTAAAAAGTATGTTCATGAGCATACATGCGATACAACACACAGGAAAGCCAACCACAGACAAGCATCTGCAAAGTTGTTGGGTTCTTTGATTTGCAGCAATTATGGAGAAAAAAAGGAAGGTCTCAAACCGAAACAGATCATTGAACAGGTCAGGATGCTGCATGGTGTTCACATCAATTACAAACAAGCTTGGAGAGTGAGAGAAGAAGCTCAGATTTTGGTTAGAGGGACTCCTGAAGACAGCTATTACAATTTGTCTAGGTGGTTGTATAAAATCACAGAAACAAACCCTGGTTCCTTGACTTATCAACATGTGGATGCTGCAGGAAAGTTCAAGTATGCATTTGTGGCTTTTGGTCCTTCGATAAGGGGATTCTCATTGATGAGGAGAGTTATTGCAGTAGATGGTACATTTCTGAAGGGAAAATTCAATGGGACTTTATTGGCAGCTTGTGCTCAAGATGGGAATTATCATCTATATCCTCTCGCCTTTGCAGTGGTTGACGCAGAAAATGGCGCCTCTTGGAAATGGTTCTTTAGAGGTTTGAGCCAGAAGATCCCGGACGCTTCGGATCTTGTTTTTGTATCAGACAGGGCTAACTCCATTTCTTCAGCGTTGGAGGATGTATATCCCTTATCTCACCATGGAATTTGCAGGATCCATCTGCTCCGCAACATCACTCCTACATATGCGAAGACTGGGTTGCTACCTCTGGTGGAAAGCGCTGCTGATGCCTATACGTGTCACGAGTTCTGGTTAATCTTCAAGGACATAAAGGATAAATGTCCTGAATTGGCTAAGTATCTGGAAGATTCTGATTTTAGGAAGTGGGCACGAAGCTATGCGCCTGCGAACAGGTATAATATCATGACTACCAACATTGCAGAGTCTCTCAATTCTATGTTGAGGATGCCTCGTGAGTTGCCCATTATCTCTCTCCTTGAAACTATCAGATTGACGATGACCACTTGGTTTTTTGAGCGACGCGAAGCGGCTGCGAAACATAAGCACCTGGTTACTCCAAAAGTTGTGCAGAAATTGGTATCTAGGTTAGGGGCCGCAATGTTGTTGAATGTGTATCAAGTTGATCGAAGCGAGTTTGAGGTGAAGAATGAAACAATGAAGTTTGTTGTTGACTTGGAGAAGCGGCATTGCACATGTAATGTTTTCGACATTGACAAGATCCCCTGCATCCATGCCATCGCTGCTGCTAAGCATATCAAGAGAGATGAAAACCTTTTTGTTGATGCTTCTCACTTGACAGAAACGTGGGCTAAAGCTTATGCTGAAAGCATACATCCTGGTGGAGAGTTGTCAACGTCCACCTATCCAGAGAATATTGATGAACTGTCTTGCCCACCTCCagctaccaaaaagaaaagtggACGCCCTcctacaaagagaaagagatccgtTGGCGAGTTTGGGGTTCCTGGATCTAAATCTCAGTCCCACAAGTGCAGCAGATGTGGCACAGGAGGGCACAACAAGAGCACATGCGAGAGGCCTATAGGATGa
- the LOC125581298 gene encoding uncharacterized protein LOC125581298, producing MPVTPEVILPIDPFVTPEFPRFSRLAHWMDLRGIYRVPFYINGREIEKEFFQKMDDAEKNLNKEHINVAFEMLNCKRVEQGAWFRNNNLPAACFVPVRFLEVVGYAYESVRKPHKKKQTLLEGCVGELVKGLIHPKKVWLEDVDVIYGVIEDKLSYHYIGVEIQLIDNTITLFHCGLPKANIKRALNQIQELAGKNSL from the exons ATGCCTGTAACACCTGAGGTAATCCTTCCAATTGATCCATTTGTGACACCTGAATTTCCTCGGTTTTCAAGGCTTGCACACTGGATGGATCTACGGGGCATATATCGTGT ACCGTTTTATATCAATGGAAGAGAAATTGAAAAAGAGTTCTTTCAAaaaatggacgatgcagaaaaGAATCTCAACAAAGAG CACATAAATGTTGCATTTGAAATGCTAAATTGTAAGAGGGTTGAGCAAGGTGCTTGGTTCCGCAACAACAATCTTCCAGCAGCATGCTTTGTACCAGTCAGATTcttagaagtggttgggtacgcTTATGAATCTGTCAGGAAGCcacataagaaaaaacaaacgtTATTGGAGGGCTGTGTAGGCGAACTTGTGAAAGGTTTAATACATCCAAAGAAGGTATGGCTGGAAGATGTTGATGTTATATATGGTGTCATTGAAGATAAGTTGAGCTATCACTATATTGGGGTGGAGATACAATTGATTGATAACACAATCACACTCTTCCATTGTGGTCTTCCAAAAGCAAATATCAAACGTGCTCTTAATCAAATCCAAGAACTGGCAGGTAAAAACTCTTtgtga
- the LOC125581766 gene encoding uncharacterized protein LOC125581766, protein MGDPLPLRLALPELRYPIGSEPEKTISINQHSIVAYIKTVKEILGNDEFNRIRGTFLGPVIKLGERSLKLSAKIVHAVLTKSIKTVKRHESWFHFGAQPMRFSIREFHMVTGLKCSGEAREPREETERFKWDFLKGRTHTVKDVEKQLRNTREDASDERFCLAMLLLIESILLQKSLLDGGTTFTLDYVKIAQDMDVLMTYPWGRTAYNLLLKSLQRAVDKSLDKNNYDLQGFPMAFLIWILESVPLLQYAFSQVVPILSVQPSTPIFLCEKYLQIASPQLIDVLLIEIKDHLKVICILPPIPNDPEADVCMEDEANKDLDDMADLSKRGYKFKIRDWRNMSVDLYGANEQIRRASLLFGNGGMSQASSSYQEESLESKINRISEMVGDNLRIMNDRLCLIEKDRKQIKERVTKLEKLQRVTSYETPNNETDTTPFHETASRQGEANTDQADEQLNNEDTREPMNEITKETPGSPIAQQNIETPVLTPIQTQQETHELMNENISPNIQETHEQNKDVESRVQNTFEIGANVEISSQDDNTCHKWYPGNVLATYLVDGVEMVKVEYSAPSLDEKKRKRSVETRVSIDRIRPQPPPERPGAKKSYELMDDVEVFDNGAWCAGKVKVILFDGTCFVSLNNSTEQIHFNHSEMRKPRKWVDGVWKMTEKIEEEQTQSVNPSEGDGDKKGKAKAVASRREEANTT, encoded by the exons ATGGGAGATCCATTACCATTAAGACTAGCACTGCCTGAGCTGAGATATCCGATTGGATCAGAGCCAGAGAAGACGATATCGATAAACCAACACTCGATAGTTGCTTATATCAAAACTGTTAAGGAAATTCTAGGAAATGATGAGTTCAACAGAATAAGAGGGACGTTTTTGGGACCGGTGATCAAGCTTGGAGAGAGGTCTTTGAAATTATCAGCTAAGATAGTGCACGCAGTTCTCACCAAAAGCATCAAGACAGTGAAGAGACACGAATCCTGGTTCCATTTTGGTGCTCAGCCAATGAGGTTCTCTATAAGAGAATTCCACATGGTGACTGGTTTGAAATGTAGTGGTGAAGCAAGAGAACCACGAGAGGAAACCGAGAGATTTAAGTGGGACTTCCTAAAAGGGCGTACTCATACAGTAAAGGACGTGGAGAAGCAGCtcagaaacacaagagaagatgcTTCTGATGAGAGATTCTGCCTTGCAATGCTCCTCCTGATTGAGAGCATACTACTACAGAAGAGCCTTCTCGACGGTGGCACAACTTTTACTTTGGATTATGTGAAAATAGCGCAGGATATGGATGTCTTGATGACATACCCATGGGGGAGAACAGCTTATAATTTGCTGTTAAAATCACTTCAGAGAGCTGTCGACAAAAGCCTCgacaaaaacaattatgattTGCAAGGATTCCCTATGGCATTTCTTATATGGATACTTGAGTCAGTACCTTTGCTACAGTATGCATTCAGTCAAGTGGTTCCTATTCTGAGCGTTCAACCGTCTACCCCAATATTTTTGTGTGAGAAGTACCTTCAAATAGCTTCTCCACAGCTGATAGATGTTCTCCTAATTGAAATCAAAGATCAT CTTAAGGTCATATGCATCCTACCTCCTATTCCTAATGATCCAGAAGCTGATGTTTGCATGGAAGACGAAGCTAATAAAGATCTGGATGACATGGCCGATTTATCCAAGAGAggttataagtttaaaattagaGATTGGCGAAACATGTCAGTAGACCTATACGGTGCTAATGAACAAATAAGAAGAGCATCTTTACTGTTTGGGAATGGAGGGATGagtcaagcttcttcttcgtatcagGAGGAGTCTTTGGAATCAAAGATCAACAGAATCAGCGAGATGGTGGGAGATAATTTAAGGATCATGAACGATCGTTTGTGTTTGATTGAAAAAGACAGGAAACAGATTAAAGAACGTGTGACAAAACTAGAGAAACTACAAAGAGTTACTTCAtatgaaactccaaacaatgag ACTGACACAACTCCATTTCATGAGACGGCTTCCAGACAAGGTGAAGCCAATACAGATCAAGCAGATGAACAACTTAACAATGAG GATACACGAGAGCCTATGAATGAGATCACGAAAGAGACACCTGGTTCTCCAATAGCTCAACAGAATATTGAGACTCCAGTCCTTACTCCAATTCAGACGCAACAG GAGACTCACGAGCTTATGAATGAGAACATTTCACCAAACATTCAGGAGACTCACGAGCAAAATAAg GATGTAGAAAGCAGAGTTCAAAATACCTTTGAGATCGGAGCAAATGTGGAGATTTCATCACAAGATGACAATACTTGTCATAAATGGTATCCAGGAAATGTGTTGGCAACATATTTGGTTGATGGGGTTGAGATGGTGAAAGTTGAGTACTCCGCACCGTCTCTGGacgaaaagaagaggaaaaggagtgTTGAGACACGTGTATCAATTGACAGAATACGTCCTCAACCACCACCTGAGAGACCTGGAGCGAAGAAAAGTTATGAGCTAATGGATGACGTAGAGGTGTTCGACAATGGTGCCTGGTGCGCTGGAAAAGTTAAAGTCATTTTGTTTGATGGCACGTGTTTTGTCTCTTTGAACAATTCTACTGAACAAATTCACTTCAACCATTCTGAGATgcgaaaaccaagaaaatgggTAGATGGTGTTTGGAAGATGACAGAAAAG ATAGAAGAAGAGCAGACGCAGAGTGTGAATCCAagtgaaggagatggtgataaaaag GGGAAGGCGAAGGCTGTCGctt CGAGAAGAGAAGAGGCCAATACGACCTAG
- the LOC106427832 gene encoding uncharacterized protein LOC106427832: protein MGDSVPLKLALPELKYPIGSQPKQKSAINQYSGSEYISIVDSILKPDEMIRVRGSFLGPIMKLSERGLKLSAKMVYAILTRSIVSVKENEAWFHFGAQPMRFSIREFHMMTGLKCSGALEGPRRETDRFNWELLKGRSHKLSDVVEQLRNTREDASEERVCLAMLILVESILLRKSKGGSFPLEYAKNAQDMTYPWGKEAYIVLLKSIQNAVANHLENKSKFELQGYPLVFLLWILESIPLLRNKFSKCVPTVEVPGPTYLCEKYTEVENPSLDRVLQVEADTKLKVHCILPSIPHDPEDDISIEDKYSDELETLKDVTKKGYKLTADDWENRCVDTFETLDALIQMMANKETGQASTPIDEDSVNEKVNRIIEVMEENLKSMKDRMSLLEEENMHLRARVSELEGNNNVFPTNVTQQRSSGTPLSPMSHTQPSSETPLSPMSQQPNLTHEETMIESAASPKSQQNEDYTQPSSETPLSPMSQQPNLTHEETMNESDDDTPALDTQVFSPNLTKEKETSESPAERPSNPNQDGKPDDEIVIESPAAQTQVLQKETLEMNETPSSPISPKSIEAQVFTPIQKQQTVTEGTYEATQPLTEIISANNKKEDTHAVHHTPSSPLSSLIALVIEENKNALSETETATQYFSLSEGEETQSSRKNQAEENLKDTTKHTTELVSTDVSKTQPLTQPLTQPLTQQTQHLQTSEGEQSDETPSEQNQAEENLKDTTEPTTELVSTEPTTEPTTEHVSKIPPITQKTEHLQTSAIDFSETNEVEVSRLLAHFQIGAEVEILSTDDEIWYPGKVVDLKLCEGLEELTVEYTTLFADQHRLQKLQDTITADKIRPATPTSDQKSFEMMDKVEVFYNNGWSSGQISMVLGDNTYSVCLYTSMETILFKHSDLRIHREWKDGVWKMADKVKPDKKRKAAASSQNSGMDNVFLRRSERVPKRSRDTKTPFKSDRNPALTVIPEIIPAVDPFSTPAEHKLSRLQNWMTLKPGMHETSLSINDNKIRKSFFQSMENAKKDLKKEHIDGAFAMLNCRRNENAAWFHNYKIPKACFLPMEFLHCLLSHDLAYKKEKVKGKKIFNDLFKDIVRGKVYPEKTWGEDVDVVYGITLGKKSNVWIGMEIHLKKKRITVYDCFQKESNNIDIPQVKKLAVLISDLLVESSGDEVDKVKMIPFEVEQAQGLPKTKHPFNCGIFLVKILECQSLKIGDMTKINDDNALELRRTLSCEIFNQFVDESFGK from the exons atgggAGATTCAGTACCTCTAAAACTAGCACTGCCAGAGCTGAAGTATCCTATTGGTTCACAGCCAAAGCAAAAGTCAGCAATCAACCAATATTCCGGCTCAGAGTATATCTCCATTGTTGACAGCATCCTAAAACCAGATGAGATGATAAGAGTCCGAGGATCATTTCTGGGACCTATAATGAAGCTCAGTGAGAGAGGATTGAAGTTATCAGCAAAGATGGTCTACGCCATTCTCACTAGAAGCATCGTTTCTGTCAAGGAGAATGAAGCCTGGTTCCATTTCGGTGCGCAGCCAATGAGGTTCTCTATAAGAGAATTTCATATGATGACAGGCTTGAAATGTAGTGGTGCATTAGAAGGACCACGAAGGGAAACCGATAGATTTAATTGGGAATTGCTAAAGGGGCGTAGTCATAAGTTAAGTGACGTGGTGGAACAGCtcagaaacacaagagaagatgcTTCTGAGGAGAGAGTATGCCTCGCAATGCTCATCCTGGTAGAGAGCATATTATTGCGGAAGAGCAAAGGAGGGAGTTTTCCTTTGGAATATGCGAAAAATGCACAGGATATGACATATCCATGGGGGAAAGAGGCTTACATTGTGCTCCTGAAGTCAATTCAAAACGCTGTCGCGAATCATTTGGAGAATAAATCCAAATTTGagttgcaaggttatcctctagTATTCCTTCTTTGGATACTAGAGTCGATTCCTTTGCTAAGGAATAAGTTCAGTAAGTGTGTACCAACAGTTGAGGTTCCTGGGCCGACTTACTTGTGTGAAAAATACACTGAGGTAGAGAATCCATCACTTGATAGGGTTTTACAGGTTGAAGCTGATACAAAG CTGAAGGTCCATTGCATACTACCTTCTATTCCTCATGATCCAGAAGATGATATCTCCATTGAAGACAAATATAGTGACGAGCTGGAAACACTGAAAGATGTAACAAAGAAAGGGTACAAGCTTACAGCCGATGACTGGGAAAATAGGTGTGTAGACACATTTGAAACATTGGATGCTCTTATTCAAATGATGGCAAATAAGGAGACTGGCCAAGCTTCTACTCCGATTGATGAGGATTCAGtaaatgaaaaagtgaacagaATCATCGAGGTAATGGAGGAGAATCTGAAGAGCATGAAGGATCGAATGTCATTACTGGAAGAAGAAAACATGCATCTTAGAGCCCGTGTGTCAGAGTTGGAAGGAAACAACAATGTTTTTCCCACTAACGTGACACAACAG CGATCCAGTGGgacacctttatctccaatgtctcacacgcaaccatcgagtgagacgcctttatctccaatgtctcaacagcctaatttgacacatgag GAGACAATGATTGAATCAGCTGCATCTCCAAAGTCTCAACAAAATGAG GATTACACGCAACCATCGAGTGAGacgcctttatctccaatgtctcaacagcctaatttgacacatgag GAGACAATGAATGAATCAGATGATGACACTCCTGCCCTTGATACTCAAGTATTCTCTCCTAATCTGACaaaagag AAAGAAACAAGTGAGTCACCTGCTGAGAGGCCATCCAATCCTAATCAAGATGGAAAACCAGATGATGAG ATTGTGATTGAGTCACCTGCTGCTCAGACTCAAGTTTTGCAAAAAGAAACACTGGAAATGAATGagacaccttcttctccaatatCTCCAAAGAGTATTGAGGCTCAAGTTTTTACTCCAATTCAGAAACAGCAG aCGGTAACAGAGGGAACGTATGAGGCTACACAGCCATTGACTGAGATCATTTCAGCAAACAATAAAAAG GAGGATACACATGCTGTGCATCACACACCTTCCTCTCCATTGTCTTCACTAATTGCACTAGTtattgaagaaaataagaatgctttg AGTGAGACAGAAACTGCGACCCAATATTTTTCTCTAAGTGAGGGAGAGGAGACACAATCAAGCAGAAAGAATCAAGCAGAAGAAAATCTCAAGGATACTACAAAACATACAACTGAGCTAGTTTCCACAGATGTTTCGAAGACACAGCCTCTTACACAGCCTCTTACACAGCCTCTTACTCAGCAAACACAGCACCTTCAGACAAGTGAGGGAGAGCAATCCGATGAGACACCATCAGAGCAGAATCAAGCAGAAGAAAATCTCAAGGATACTACAGAACCTACTACTGAGCTAGTTTCCACAGAGCCTACTACTGAACCTACTACTGAGCATGTTTCGAAGATACCGCCTATTACTCAGAAAACAGAGCATCTTCAGACAAGTGCTATAGATTTTTCAGAAACAAACGAG GTTGAAGTAAGCAGGCTTCTAGCTCACTTTCAAATAGGCGCAGAGGTTGAGATTTTGTCTACTGATGACGAAATATGGTATCCAGGAAAGGTTGTTGATCTTAAACTGTGTGAAGGACTAGAGGAGCTGACAGTTGAGTACACGACACTCTTCGCAGACCAACATAGACTTCAGAAACTTCAGGATACTATCACGGCTGACAAAATACGTCCTGCAACACCAACTAGTGACCAAAAATCCTTTGAGATGATGGATAAGGTAGAAGTCTTTTACAACAATGGCTGGAGCAGCGGACAAATTAGCATGGTACTTGGTGATAACACATACTCGGTGTGTCTCTATACTTCTATGGAAACTATTCTATTCAAACATTCAGATTTGCGAATTCATAGAGAATGGAAAGATGGAGTCTGGAAGATGGCAGATAAG GTGAAGCCTGATAAGAAAAGGAAAGCTGCTGCCTCATCACAAAATTCAGGAATGgataatgttttcctaagaagGAGCGAGAGGGTGCCTAAACGATCTAGAGACACAAAAACTCCATTCAAGTCTGACAGAAATCCGGCTTTAACTGTAATACCTGAGATTATACCTGCAGTTGATCCGTTTTCAACTCCTGCGGAACATAAGCTTTCAAGGCTTCAAAATTGGATGACATTAAAGCCCGGCATGCATGAAAC GTCCCTATCAATCAATGATAATAAGATAAGGAAATCTTTCTTTCAAAGCATGGAAAATGCAAAAAAGGACCTTAAGAAAGAG cacatTGATGGAGCCTTTGCAATGCTAAATTGCAGAAGAAATGAGAATGCTGCTTGGTTCCACAACTACAAGATTCCAAAGGCGTGCTTCCTACCTATGGAGTTCTTGCATTGCTTGCTCTCTCATGATTTGGCttacaagaaagaaaaggtcaaaggtaaaaagattttcaacgatttatttaaagatattgtAAGAGGGAAGGTATATCCAGAGAAGACATGGGGAGAAGATGTTGATGTTGTGTATGGGATTACTCTTGGAAAAAAAAGCAATGTCTGGATTGGGATGGAAattcatttgaagaagaaaagaatcacaGTATATGATTGTTTTCAAAAGGAAAGCAACAACATTGATATTCCTCAAGTGAAAAAGTTGGCAG TGTTGATTTCTGATCTGCTGGTGGAATCTTCTGGTGATGAGGTAGATAAAGTGAAGATGATTCCATTTGAGGTTGAGCAGGCACAAGGTTTACCCAAGACAAAACATCCTTTCAACTGTGGGATATTTCTTGTCAAGATTCTGGAGTGCCAGTCATTGAAGATAGGAGACATGACAAAGATTAATGATGACAATGCATTGGAGCTAAGGAGAACCTTGTCTTGTGAGATCTTCAACCAATTTGTGGATGAGAGCTTTGGGAAATGA